From one Salmo salar chromosome ssa09, Ssal_v3.1, whole genome shotgun sequence genomic stretch:
- the LOC106612218 gene encoding kinesin-like protein KIF3A isoform X1, with product MPSNKMDKSDKPEVMDNVKVVVRCRPLNQKERSMGHKQAVSVDENRGTITVNKLETTHEPPKTFTFDTVFGPDSKQLDVYNLTARPIIDSVLEGYNGTIFAYGQTGTGKTFTMEGVRAVPELRGIIPNSFAHVFGHIAKAEGDTRFLVRVSYLEIYNEEVRDLLGKDQMQRLEVKERPDVGVYIKDLSGYVVNNADDMDRIMTMGHKNRSVGSTNMNEHSSRSHAIFTITIECSEKGVDGDQHVRMGKLHLVDLAGSERQGKTGATGQRLKEATKINLSLSTLGNVISALVDGKSTHVPYRNSKLTRLLQDSLGGNSKTMMCANIGPADYNYDETISTLRYANRAKNIKNKARINEDPKDALLRQFQKEIEELRKKLQEGEEISGSEGSGSEEMDEGDDEGREGGEGRRKRRGSGSSISSSDSSIEAQTTEEKPKAQTKDRGKKKVSPDKMVEMQAKIEEERKELEAKLDMEEEERNKARAELEKRENDLLKAQQEHHLLLEKLSALEKKVIVGGVDLLAKAEEQEKLLQESNNELEERRRRAEQLRRELEEKEAERLDMEEKYSSLQEEAQGKTKKLKKVWTMLMAAKSEMADLQQEHHREIEGLLENIRHLSRELRLQMLIIDSFIPQEYQEMIENYVQWNEDIGEWQLKCVAYTGNNMRKQTPVPDKKDKDPFELDLSHVYLAYTEESMRQSLMKLERPRSSKSSRPKTGRRKRSAKPEAVMESLLQ from the exons ATGCCG AGCAACAAGATGGACAAATCTGACAAGCCGGAGGTCATGGACAACGTGAAAGTGGTTGTGCGATGTCGACCGCTGAACCAGAAGGAGAGGAGTATGGGCCACAAGCAGGCCGTCAGTGTGGATGAGAACCGAGGGACCATCACCGTCAACAAATTAGAGACCACCCACGAACCCCCCAAAACCTTCACATTTGACACCGTGTTCGGACCAGACAGCAAACAGCTGGACGTTTACAATCTGACAGCCCGCCCCATCATAGACTCAGTATTAGAGGGTTACAATG GGACCATCTTTGCGtacggacagacagggacaggaaaGACGTTCACCATGGAGGGAGTGAGGGCAGTGCCAGAGCTCCGAGGAATAATCCCCAACTCCTTTGCTCATGTGTTCGGCCACATCGCCAAAGCAGAGGGCGACACCCG GTTCTTAGTTCGCGTCTCTTATCTGGAGATTTACAATGAAGAAGTGAGGGACCTGCTCGGGAAGGACCAGATGCAGAGGCTGGAG GTGAAGGAGAGGCCAGATGTGGGCGTTTACATCAAGGACCTGTCTGGTTATGTGGTGAACAACGCTGATGACATGGACAGGATTATGACAATGGGGCACAAGAATC GCTCGGTTGGCTCCACCAACATGAATGAACACAGCTCTCGCTCTCATGCCATCTTCACCATCACCATCGAGTGCAGTGAGAAGGGCGTGGATGGAGACCAGCACGTACGCATGGGAAAACTCCACTTAGTGGATCTGGCG GGTTCTGAGCGTCAGGGGAAGACGGGAGCGACGGGCCAGCGGCTGAAAGAGGCCACTAAGATCAACCTGTCTCTGTCCACGCTGGGTAACGTCATCTCAGCTCTGGTGGACGGGAAGAGCACCCACGTCCCCTACAGGAACTCCAAACTCACCCGCCTGCTGCAAGACTCACTGGGGGGAAACTCCAAGACCATGATG TGTGCGAACATCGGCCCTGCGGACTATAACTACGACGAGACCATCAGCACGCTGCGTTACGCCAACCGGGCCAAGAACATCAAGAACAAAGCCCGGATCAATGAAGACCCCAAGGATGCCCTGCTACGGCAGTTCCAGAAGGAGATCGAAGAGCTTAGGAAGAAACTCCAAGAAG GGGAAGAGATCTCCGGGTCGGAGGGCAGTGGATCAGAAGAGATGGATGAAGGAGATGAcgagggaagagaaggaggagagggacgaAGGAAGCGGAGAG GTAGTGGCAGCAGCATCAGTAGCTCAGACTCCTCTATAGAGGCACAGACCACTGAGGAGAAACCCAAGGCTCAGACTA AAGACAGAG ggaagAAGAAGGTTTCTCCTGACAAGATGGTGGAGATGCAGGCGAAGatcgaggaggagaggaaggagctaGAAGCCAAGctggacatggaggaggaggagaggaacaaggCCAGGGCagaactggagaagagagagaatgatcTGCTCAAAGCGCA ACAGGAGCATCACCTGCTGCTGGAGAAGCTGTCAGCCCTGGAGAAGAAGGTGATCGTAGGAGGGGTGGACCTCCTGGCCAAGGCTGAGGAGCAGGAGAAACTACTGCAGGAGTCTAACAATGAGTTAGAGGAGAGACGCAGGAGGGCTGAGCAGCTCCGCAGAGAactagaggagaaggag GCGGAGCGTCTGGACATGGAAGAGAAGTACTCCAGTCTGCAGGAGGAGGCTCAGGGGAAGACCAAGAAGCTGAAGAAAGTCTGGACCATGCTGATGGCTGCCAAGTCAGAG aTGGCCGACCTGCAGCAGGAGCATCACCGGGAGATCGAGGGCCTGCTGGAGAATATCCGCCACCTCAGCAGAGAGCTACGACTGCAGATGCTCATCATAGACAGCTTCATCCCACAGgaataccag GAGATGATTGAGAACTATGTACAGTGGAATGAGGACATTGGGGAATGGCAGCTG AAGTGTGTAGCGTACACTGGTAACAACATGAGGAAACAGACCCCCGTGCCGGACAAGAAAGACAAAGAT ccgTTTGAGCTTGACTTGTCCCATGTGTACTTGGCCTACACAGAGGAGAGTATGAGACAGTCACTGATGAAGCTGGAGAGGCCCAGGTCCTCCAAGAGTAGTAGGCCCAAGACTGGACGAAG GAAAAGATCAGCGAAGCCCGAGGCTGTGATggaatccctgctgcagtga